A single Paracholeplasma manati DNA region contains:
- a CDS encoding ABC transporter permease has translation MSIKTKTTSLLKRIGLSALFPVAMFLVMVLVTVTNENAYVNGKYIYLGSDLINTVVLGTCLSVSISLAIRLQLKNGRFDFSLGASIALTGIIAGNIGLMTGSPVIALISAVVIAVILSTVIGLVYVIGRVPIVITSIGMTLLYESITYLIFDGTGIFGFYSQEKLSFFGRIPLIFIPVALAVLLYILFNEVLTIGYKSKMLANNQHAAINVGINETRNVILTYVFNGLIIGLAAIIYVSQNEIPPQSNLSTASIMFSYIVPVYMGIIIGSVSKDYIGIIMAAIAMQFLYYGLDTINLGDGGIERIIMGMFVFGFYAVSAQSFRVRQFVQKLKKNKTANTTTN, from the coding sequence ATGAGCATAAAGACCAAAACCACATCTCTATTAAAAAGAATCGGATTATCTGCACTGTTCCCAGTTGCTATGTTTTTAGTCATGGTACTTGTTACAGTGACCAATGAAAATGCTTATGTAAATGGAAAATACATATATTTGGGTTCAGACTTGATCAATACTGTCGTGTTAGGCACATGTCTATCTGTCTCTATTTCATTGGCAATCCGTTTACAACTTAAAAATGGACGATTTGATTTCTCATTAGGCGCATCCATCGCATTAACAGGAATCATAGCAGGTAATATTGGTTTGATGACGGGGAGCCCTGTTATCGCATTAATTTCAGCTGTCGTGATTGCAGTCATTCTTTCTACAGTGATTGGTTTAGTCTATGTAATAGGTAGAGTTCCGATTGTAATAACATCTATTGGGATGACATTATTATACGAGTCTATCACATATTTAATTTTTGATGGCACAGGAATTTTCGGGTTTTATTCTCAAGAAAAACTCTCGTTTTTCGGTAGAATTCCACTCATCTTCATCCCTGTGGCACTAGCCGTATTACTTTATATTTTGTTTAATGAAGTATTGACAATAGGTTATAAGAGCAAAATGCTCGCAAATAATCAACATGCTGCCATAAATGTAGGAATTAATGAAACTAGAAATGTTATTTTGACCTATGTTTTTAATGGTTTAATTATAGGACTTGCAGCGATTATTTACGTTTCACAAAATGAAATTCCGCCACAATCAAACCTATCTACTGCAAGCATTATGTTCTCATACATTGTTCCGGTTTATATGGGCATCATCATTGGAAGTGTATCAAAAGATTATATAGGCATCATCATGGCAGCTATTGCTATGCAATTCTTATATTACGGTTTAGATACCATCAATCTAGGTGATGGTGGAATTGAAAGAATTATTATGGGAATGTTTGTATTTGGATTTTATGCTGTGTCAGCACAGTCTTTTAGAGTTCGTCAGTTTGTGCAAAAACTTAAAAAAAATAAGACAGCCAATACTACGACAAATTAG
- a CDS encoding sugar ABC transporter substrate-binding protein, whose translation MKKLVLFALVLFSIVSLSACKNDVKLQHFTIGVAHYSDSGPSVTAIKSYLEGLGEALDFEVIYTKLTQTDEATNLTKIQELIAAGADGILISMDLGMPSIVEECEAAGVYLAGFLSDFDTSYRDSFEEVYESEYFLGTVADGYISTEIDRGNSFFRSLIEYNTANPTEIIDHVSMVVFPTWAFPTHHTAAAQFVAAVNEYNKTATNPITVDPLDSEVDIISFRPISSTYFTKHPGIDAVISFAAGAGFVYPPMVNAGLHNSLKIFTSGWEQGMDDNFATTGAKTYQHTEVVAIESLTYSLVLMLNKLYGVEFDDMPEVAQRISLEPIVINSESDLTKFKTNIYYTGLYEDAFLDSDAVLNLTAFGNSNSTYAGLLEALSQMTINDIQ comes from the coding sequence ATGAAAAAGTTAGTTTTATTTGCATTGGTTTTGTTTTCAATCGTTTCATTATCCGCATGCAAAAACGACGTAAAATTACAACATTTTACAATCGGTGTTGCACATTATAGTGATAGCGGTCCATCTGTAACAGCTATCAAGAGCTATCTTGAAGGTCTAGGAGAAGCGCTGGACTTTGAGGTCATTTACACGAAATTGACCCAAACAGATGAAGCAACCAACTTGACTAAGATTCAAGAACTAATCGCTGCTGGCGCAGATGGTATTTTAATTTCAATGGATTTAGGCATGCCTTCCATCGTAGAAGAATGTGAAGCTGCCGGGGTTTATTTAGCTGGTTTTCTATCTGATTTTGATACATCATATAGAGATTCATTTGAAGAAGTATACGAGAGTGAATACTTTTTAGGAACTGTTGCAGACGGCTACATCTCTACTGAAATTGATCGTGGTAATTCATTTTTCCGTTCATTGATTGAGTATAACACAGCTAACCCAACAGAAATAATTGATCATGTTTCAATGGTCGTGTTTCCTACTTGGGCATTTCCTACACACCACACTGCAGCCGCTCAATTTGTTGCAGCTGTGAACGAATATAATAAAACTGCTACAAATCCAATCACCGTAGATCCACTTGATTCTGAAGTTGATATCATTTCGTTTAGACCGATTAGTAGCACTTACTTTACTAAGCATCCTGGTATTGATGCAGTCATTAGTTTTGCAGCAGGCGCAGGTTTCGTTTACCCTCCAATGGTAAATGCGGGCTTACACAACTCATTAAAAATCTTTACATCTGGGTGGGAACAAGGCATGGACGATAACTTTGCCACCACTGGTGCAAAAACATACCAACACACTGAGGTTGTTGCTATTGAGTCCCTTACATACTCATTGGTATTAATGTTGAATAAACTATATGGTGTTGAATTTGATGATATGCCAGAGGTAGCTCAACGAATCAGTCTTGAACCGATAGTCATCAATAGTGAGTCTGATTTGACAAAATTCAAAACGAACATTTACTATACAGGTTTATATGAGGATGCATTTTTAGATTCAGATGCTGTATTAAACTTAACAGCATTTGGCAATAGCAATTCAACATATGCAGGCTTGTTAGAAGCGTTATCACAAATGACAATTAACGATATTCAATAA
- a CDS encoding ABC transporter permease subunit — MKSKYLNSVFNFIKDHNLISYSGFIVVSILFVIYSGRRLEYNIGVLLQTVSPYIIIALGGVLIYSLGNLDISIGQQIGVYIILMVMITNALGATFFTLFIAFMVILVLALFSGWINAYISAQLKLPSIVTSLFLMFIFTGVQFLLMSSTGVNSINLNIRIRPTNREDYNVLLLVIIIIFSLIYSYIFRFTNVGKYIRIIGANTKVAVQSGIQVSKYKIYAYFGFAVMIAVGSFLILMRTGSAGNGTGSGYHLDLMVILILGGMPLSGGMKSKMSSAIIGSLIFVLLSNVLATMGVSMIMINLVKALIFIVIVLLTSRSKDLILPR, encoded by the coding sequence ATGAAAAGCAAATACTTAAATTCAGTTTTCAACTTCATCAAAGACCATAACCTTATCTCTTATTCGGGTTTTATAGTTGTTTCCATTTTGTTCGTTATTTATAGTGGTAGAAGACTTGAATATAACATTGGCGTTTTACTTCAAACGGTGTCACCCTACATCATAATTGCACTGGGTGGTGTTTTGATATATTCTTTAGGGAATTTGGATATTAGTATTGGACAACAAATTGGTGTTTATATCATTTTGATGGTCATGATTACCAATGCTTTAGGAGCAACATTCTTTACACTTTTTATCGCATTCATGGTTATTTTAGTTTTAGCGTTATTTAGTGGTTGGATCAATGCATATATATCAGCCCAGTTAAAACTACCCTCAATTGTCACTTCACTATTTCTCATGTTTATATTCACAGGTGTTCAATTTTTGTTGATGTCAAGCACAGGGGTCAATAGCATTAACTTAAATATCCGGATTAGACCAACCAATCGCGAGGATTACAACGTGTTATTATTAGTAATTATTATTATATTTTCGCTCATATATTCGTATATATTTAGGTTCACCAATGTTGGAAAATACATTCGCATTATTGGTGCAAATACAAAAGTAGCGGTTCAATCAGGGATTCAAGTTAGCAAGTATAAAATTTATGCGTATTTTGGTTTTGCTGTAATGATTGCTGTGGGGTCGTTCTTAATTTTGATGAGAACAGGTTCAGCAGGTAATGGTACGGGTTCAGGTTATCATCTCGATTTAATGGTAATTCTTATATTGGGAGGTATGCCACTGTCTGGTGGAATGAAATCCAAAATGAGTAGTGCTATTATAGGCTCACTCATATTTGTTCTACTGTCAAATGTGCTTGCAACGATGGGTGTTTCGATGATTATGATTAATCTAGTTAAAGCACTCATATTCATTGTCATCGTATTATTAACTTCAAGGTCTAAAGATTTAATATTGCCAAGGTAA
- a CDS encoding sugar ABC transporter ATP-binding protein, with translation MHEPLMKILKMSKNFGPTKALKSVDVSFYNGEIRGLVGENGSGKSTITSIISGMQRQSDGKMYFRNALWQPQSMAEAQKFGIGMVLQEASTIKNVTVAENIYAGNFDLFTKFGILDKNKMNRAASELLKKLGINHINATDMINKYNYEDCKLIEIARCMRDDLEILILDETTTAISHEGRDLVYKIMQRFKQEGKSVIFISHDINEIISQCTHLSVLRDGQIVGHLEPEDMHKNDVVQRIRTLMVGRDIGDEYYRKDYDYSCSPDVALEFNNVSVGDLKRISFQLHKGEILGFGGLNGSGMHIIARAAFGLETPDEGEVLRHGQIVKNPHDAITKDIGFISKNRDEEAVVLKASILENIVLPSLSQLKKFGFVNPLKEKKISKKEMNFYSIKARNVSQIVNTLSGGNKQKVSFAKWTSRNSEVIIMVCPTRGVDVGVKQSMYKLMYQMKKQGKSILMISEELPELIGMSDRIIIMKNNEITKEFYRSEQLSEQDIIQYMI, from the coding sequence ATGCATGAGCCTTTAATGAAGATTTTAAAAATGAGCAAAAACTTTGGACCAACAAAAGCTTTGAAATCCGTAGATGTCTCATTTTATAATGGGGAAATTAGGGGATTGGTTGGCGAAAATGGTAGTGGAAAATCTACAATTACCTCTATCATTTCAGGTATGCAAAGACAATCAGATGGTAAGATGTATTTTCGAAATGCATTATGGCAACCCCAAAGCATGGCAGAAGCTCAAAAGTTTGGTATTGGTATGGTGCTTCAAGAGGCATCTACTATTAAGAACGTAACGGTAGCAGAAAATATATATGCTGGTAACTTTGACCTTTTCACAAAGTTCGGAATTTTAGACAAAAATAAAATGAACAGAGCTGCTAGCGAATTACTTAAAAAACTTGGTATAAACCATATAAATGCGACTGATATGATCAATAAATATAATTATGAGGATTGTAAATTGATCGAAATTGCACGTTGTATGCGCGACGACTTAGAAATATTGATTTTAGACGAGACTACAACAGCTATTTCCCATGAAGGTCGTGATTTAGTCTATAAAATCATGCAGAGATTTAAACAAGAAGGTAAGAGTGTCATCTTTATTTCACATGACATCAATGAAATTATCTCGCAATGTACCCATCTTTCTGTTTTAAGGGATGGGCAGATTGTTGGTCATTTAGAACCTGAAGACATGCATAAAAATGATGTGGTTCAACGGATAAGAACTTTGATGGTCGGTAGGGATATCGGTGATGAATATTATAGAAAAGATTATGATTATAGTTGTTCACCTGACGTCGCATTAGAGTTTAATAACGTCAGTGTTGGTGATTTGAAACGTATTTCATTTCAATTGCATAAAGGTGAAATTCTCGGCTTCGGAGGCTTAAATGGTTCGGGAATGCATATCATTGCCCGTGCAGCATTTGGACTAGAAACACCTGACGAAGGTGAAGTATTACGACATGGACAAATTGTCAAAAATCCACATGATGCAATCACTAAAGACATCGGTTTTATCTCGAAAAATCGTGATGAAGAGGCTGTTGTACTAAAAGCATCTATACTAGAAAATATCGTTTTGCCTTCACTGAGCCAGTTAAAGAAATTTGGTTTTGTTAATCCACTTAAAGAGAAGAAAATCAGTAAAAAGGAAATGAACTTTTACAGTATAAAAGCTCGAAATGTATCACAGATTGTGAATACCTTAAGTGGTGGCAACAAACAAAAAGTATCTTTCGCGAAATGGACTTCAAGAAATTCAGAAGTGATTATCATGGTATGTCCAACACGTGGTGTGGACGTTGGTGTAAAACAATCGATGTATAAATTAATGTATCAAATGAAAAAACAAGGTAAATCCATCTTAATGATTAGTGAAGAATTGCCAGAACTAATTGGGATGTCGGATCGTATTATCATTATGAAAAACAATGAGATAACCAAAGAGTTTTACAGAAGTGAACAACTATCAGAACAAGATATTATCCAGTACATGATTTAA
- a CDS encoding HAD family hydrolase, with translation MNDLNKLIPTKPFLVCIDSDGCVFDTMELKHKECFVPATVLVWNLQGISKYVRETAEFVNLYSKTRGYNRFLALIRTFELLKTRQSVLERGIEIADLTPLINWAKETDNLSTKGLVDYINMQTNPNPIILQTLAWSKEVDENIKRMVKNVKPFPYVHKTLEKISKKADIVIVSSTPFDTIVREWEEQNMMQYLHGVAGQEQGTKEACIAQLSLKYNKQNIIMLGDSLNDRVAADLNDVFFYPIIPNNETNSWKDFYQKAFVPFIDKSYNNNLNPYYLQFQKELIDTPKWVLK, from the coding sequence ATGAATGATTTAAACAAATTAATACCGACCAAACCATTCCTGGTTTGTATAGATTCAGATGGATGCGTATTTGATACGATGGAATTGAAACATAAAGAGTGCTTTGTTCCAGCAACAGTTCTCGTTTGGAACTTACAAGGAATTTCAAAATATGTTAGAGAAACAGCAGAATTCGTTAATTTATACTCCAAGACAAGAGGCTATAATAGATTTCTTGCACTTATTCGAACATTTGAATTATTAAAAACGCGTCAAAGTGTCTTGGAACGCGGTATTGAAATTGCTGACTTAACCCCTTTAATTAACTGGGCTAAAGAAACAGACAATTTAAGTACTAAAGGATTGGTTGATTATATAAATATGCAAACAAATCCTAATCCAATCATATTACAAACATTGGCTTGGTCTAAAGAAGTTGATGAAAATATCAAACGTATGGTAAAAAATGTGAAGCCTTTTCCATATGTACACAAAACATTAGAAAAAATATCCAAAAAAGCCGATATTGTGATTGTTTCTTCTACCCCTTTTGACACCATTGTGAGAGAGTGGGAAGAACAAAACATGATGCAATATTTACATGGTGTTGCTGGACAAGAACAAGGCACAAAAGAAGCTTGTATTGCGCAGTTGTCCCTTAAATATAACAAACAAAACATTATTATGCTAGGAGATTCCCTAAATGATCGTGTTGCAGCAGATTTAAATGATGTCTTTTTCTATCCTATTATTCCAAATAATGAGACAAATAGCTGGAAAGATTTCTATCAAAAAGCCTTCGTCCCATTCATAGATAAATCGTATAATAATAATCTTAATCCATACTATTTACAATTTCAAAAAGAGTTAATCGATACACCTAAATGGGTATTAAAATAA
- a CDS encoding glycoside hydrolase family 3 protein — translation MNMINLSNKPFNLSKTDIDWVHKTLESMTLDQKIGQLFIGMLATNNEAYLTSTLSRTQAAGFRYSPKKSTELKEMVRFLQSKAQIPLLIASNAENGGKGAVEDGTFIGFEIKVAATQDPKYAFELGRIAAQEAMLSGSNMLFSPIVDLSKNWRNPIIQTRTWGENPDQVIQFSKAFLEGAKLSNVACTLKHFPGDGIDERDHHLSSSVNSMSTREWDETFGRIYQTLINEGVQAVMAGHIMLPSYQKELNPSLKETEYLPATLSKELLHDLLRQKLGFNGVIISDASHMVGLTGRKPRRELVPMCIEAGCDLFLFHNDIEEDILYMKEGLQTGLLSMTRLNDALIRVLGLKASLGLHKNPQVGSESTIVDNIEFKRISDEIADRAITLGKSTQPNILPILTNKYKKILLVPLENENTMIRLLKGGLKKDIGNILKNELEKYRFEVDIYNSPIKKLISDVDKMTNDEFIEFTKNPEKINNIIYGGKSSVEIFKQSYDLVLILANINAEMQTVNRLTWSSFKGGYEKPWYVNEIPTIFISFNSPFHLADVPQIKTYINCYDSEDNTIKALIKKLLGESPFIGKSPVDIFCGMIDTKL, via the coding sequence ATGAATATGATTAATTTATCAAATAAACCGTTCAATTTATCTAAAACAGACATCGATTGGGTGCATAAGACTTTAGAAAGCATGACACTAGATCAAAAAATCGGACAACTCTTTATAGGAATGTTAGCAACAAATAATGAGGCATATTTAACATCCACTCTATCAAGGACGCAAGCAGCAGGTTTTAGATATAGTCCCAAAAAATCAACAGAATTGAAAGAGATGGTAAGATTTCTTCAGTCCAAAGCACAAATCCCTTTATTAATCGCATCCAATGCGGAAAACGGAGGTAAAGGGGCTGTAGAGGATGGTACTTTTATTGGCTTTGAAATAAAAGTAGCTGCGACGCAAGACCCAAAATATGCTTTTGAATTGGGACGAATCGCCGCGCAAGAGGCGATGTTATCTGGATCTAATATGTTGTTTTCTCCAATTGTAGATTTGAGTAAAAACTGGAGAAATCCAATAATACAAACTCGGACATGGGGTGAAAATCCAGATCAAGTCATTCAATTCAGTAAGGCGTTTTTGGAAGGTGCAAAATTATCCAATGTTGCATGTACCCTCAAACACTTTCCTGGTGATGGTATTGATGAGCGAGATCATCATTTGTCTTCATCGGTTAATAGTATGTCTACTCGAGAATGGGACGAAACATTTGGTAGAATTTATCAAACATTAATCAACGAAGGTGTTCAAGCTGTTATGGCAGGACACATCATGTTGCCATCTTACCAAAAAGAACTCAACCCTTCTTTAAAGGAAACGGAATACTTACCAGCAACTTTATCAAAGGAATTACTACATGATTTATTACGTCAGAAACTCGGATTTAATGGTGTAATTATTTCAGATGCTTCACATATGGTTGGACTTACAGGAAGAAAACCTAGACGCGAACTGGTGCCGATGTGCATTGAAGCTGGGTGTGATTTATTCTTGTTTCATAACGATATTGAAGAAGACATTCTTTATATGAAAGAAGGACTCCAAACAGGATTACTATCAATGACTCGGTTAAATGACGCTTTGATACGTGTTTTAGGATTAAAAGCATCACTGGGATTACACAAAAATCCTCAAGTAGGTAGTGAATCAACCATTGTTGATAACATTGAGTTTAAAAGAATAAGTGATGAAATTGCTGATCGAGCAATCACCCTTGGTAAAAGTACACAACCAAACATATTACCCATATTAACAAATAAATATAAGAAGATTTTACTCGTCCCACTTGAAAATGAAAACACTATGATTAGACTTCTCAAGGGAGGCTTGAAAAAAGATATCGGTAATATTCTAAAGAATGAACTTGAAAAGTATCGATTTGAAGTAGATATTTATAATTCGCCAATAAAAAAACTCATATCTGATGTAGATAAAATGACGAACGACGAATTTATCGAATTTACGAAGAACCCGGAAAAAATTAATAACATTATTTACGGTGGAAAATCATCGGTAGAAATCTTTAAACAAAGTTATGACTTAGTGTTGATATTGGCAAATATCAATGCTGAAATGCAAACTGTCAATCGATTGACATGGTCATCATTTAAAGGCGGCTATGAAAAACCATGGTATGTTAATGAGATTCCAACTATTTTTATATCATTTAATTCACCATTTCATTTAGCTGATGTGCCCCAAATCAAAACGTACATTAATTGTTATGATAGTGAAGACAACACAATTAAAGCATTGATCAAAAAATTACTTGGTGAATCACCTTTCATAGGGAAATCACCAGTGGATATTTTTTGTGGCATGATAGATACAAAACTATAA
- a CDS encoding helix-turn-helix transcriptional regulator, giving the protein MAYNYNFNNFKFSHKIDFPDSKIDNYEKHSHAVFEFLYFIEGEVDFYIESRKYTLKPHDLLFIKPGEHHHMIIIKPVRYDRMVIRFPEYIIPNILLSDINRNTNVYNIKDTPLIPVLKRFDEYNESFTGDRLQLMFYTLLTELLILFSSIDGNNGAEAEIIDVNVSNIIDYINSNINRQISIDDICKQFFLSKSKLYKIFFDVVKVPIVTYIRSKRIILAHKLITEGHSPIEIYERCGYSHYSTFYRTYLKVFGVPPSKGQ; this is encoded by the coding sequence ATGGCATACAATTATAACTTTAACAATTTTAAATTCTCACATAAGATCGATTTTCCAGATTCTAAAATCGATAATTATGAAAAACACTCCCATGCTGTATTCGAGTTTTTATATTTCATTGAGGGTGAAGTTGATTTTTATATCGAGAGTAGAAAATATACTTTAAAACCCCATGACTTGTTGTTCATAAAACCCGGCGAACATCATCACATGATTATCATTAAGCCTGTTCGGTACGATAGAATGGTTATTCGCTTCCCAGAATACATCATACCTAATATTTTGTTATCCGATATAAACAGGAATACAAATGTTTATAATATCAAAGATACACCGTTGATACCTGTGCTTAAACGATTTGATGAGTATAACGAGTCGTTTACTGGAGACAGACTACAGTTAATGTTCTATACACTACTAACTGAATTACTCATTCTTTTTTCTTCGATTGATGGTAACAATGGGGCAGAAGCGGAAATTATTGATGTGAACGTTTCTAACATTATCGATTACATTAATTCTAATATTAATCGTCAAATTTCTATCGATGACATCTGTAAACAATTTTTTTTATCTAAGTCAAAATTGTATAAGATATTTTTCGATGTCGTAAAAGTACCAATAGTTACTTATATTCGCAGCAAAAGAATCATTTTAGCGCACAAATTAATAACAGAGGGACACTCTCCTATCGAAATTTATGAAAGATGTGGTTACAGTCACTACTCCACATTTTATCGTACGTACTTAAAAGTGTTTGGTGTACCTCCTTCAAAAGGCCAATAA
- a CDS encoding sensor domain-containing diguanylate cyclase, translating into MKSLLTKEVISYQNFDMLASDILSLASEILPNQTLYINSLNDFTQVTLKVQKNDLNIHLEEGTTIPVEDAICNLIDYRSDAPLIIENLQSTSGLEKVKQTINDINAVSYLGIPITMKNGTRFGTLCAASSEAYHYDNKSVILLQKLAKMFSYYLELENLAYRDSLTGIYNRQHLYRFFDESPYEHGVVLMVDLDNFKSINDTFGHDVGNQILQEFASKLESFTNQTKYGYPVRLGGDEFVVVLPMCDQTDQIEHNMSRLLNLLSHWTTPIGEIKLTASIGVVIFNDDYHPTIRTLLKKADDALYEAKKLGKNAYHLIK; encoded by the coding sequence ATGAAGAGTTTACTCACTAAAGAAGTTATTTCGTATCAAAATTTTGATATGCTCGCAAGCGACATTTTAAGTTTAGCTTCTGAGATTTTACCGAATCAAACACTTTACATCAACTCACTCAATGATTTCACTCAAGTGACTTTGAAAGTTCAAAAAAATGATTTGAATATCCACCTTGAAGAAGGCACGACCATTCCTGTGGAAGATGCTATATGTAACTTAATTGACTATAGGAGTGATGCACCACTGATTATTGAAAACCTGCAAAGTACTTCAGGGTTAGAAAAGGTTAAACAAACCATCAATGATATCAATGCAGTTTCTTATTTGGGCATACCAATTACAATGAAGAATGGCACTCGATTTGGTACACTTTGTGCTGCAAGCAGTGAAGCCTACCATTATGATAACAAGAGTGTCATTTTACTTCAAAAATTAGCGAAAATGTTTAGCTATTATTTAGAACTTGAAAATCTAGCGTATAGAGATTCTTTAACAGGTATTTACAATAGACAACATTTATATCGTTTTTTTGATGAATCCCCTTATGAACATGGGGTTGTATTAATGGTGGATTTGGACAATTTCAAGTCTATCAATGATACTTTTGGTCATGATGTTGGAAATCAAATTTTACAAGAGTTTGCTTCTAAACTAGAGTCTTTTACAAACCAAACCAAGTATGGTTACCCTGTCAGACTAGGCGGAGATGAATTTGTAGTTGTCTTGCCAATGTGTGATCAAACCGATCAGATTGAGCACAATATGTCGCGCTTGTTGAATTTGTTAAGCCATTGGACAACACCAATTGGGGAGATTAAGTTAACTGCAAGCATTGGCGTTGTCATCTTTAATGATGATTACCATCCGACCATTAGAACCTTATTAAAAAAAGCAGATGATGCTTTGTATGAAGCAAAAAAGTTAGGAAAAAACGCATATCATTTAATTAAATAA